Sequence from the Gracilinanus agilis isolate LMUSP501 chromosome 6, AgileGrace, whole genome shotgun sequence genome:
CTGTTCCGGGGAAACTAGACCCACAACTTTATCTTCAAAGTATAAGGAGGGAACGTGAGAAGGAAAGGGAGTCCTGGAAAGACAATTCCTAATTAAACAATAAGACGACCTTGAATCAGTATTTTTGGTACACATGAATATTAAGTGTTGTGTCCTTCTAAATGGGATAAAAGACAGTGAACAAccaagtccctgcccttaagggcTCCCATCCCCGTGTAGCCAATCTTGGGGTCCCCATAACCTGTCGGGAATACAGAGCTAAGAGGAGACCACCTCAGACCGAGGGCACCAGCCAcctcttggggagggagaggaacagcaagaagcCATTGTGGCTGATGGGTAAAGGCTGTCAAAGGGCTTCAGATGCTGGAACAGGATTTCTATATGATCCTGGaggtaagagggagccactgTGGTTCCTGAAGTACAGGATGGGAGGAGGGTGGGCATGGGAGCTCAGGGGAGAGCCCATGGGAGACATGGAGAAAAGGGACAAGTCCAGCAGTCTCTGGGTTCTTTCTGGGGTAGTCACAGGAGGAGGAAGGGTTGGTGCAGACTGGAAGAGTCAGGGGCCCCCAGGGGCTAGCCCAGGGAGGGGCAATGTCCCCTCACCAGGTCCCTCACATCTACTGCTGACTCCCAGAGATTCTGCTTGTGACAGGAGCCTACGACCCATGATCTAGAGGTGAAAGGGGTCTTGGTTGACCAACCAGTgcactgaggcacacagaggaaatgacttgcccaaggtcacccaggtggCAGAGCTAGCAGCCTTGTTTCGGGCCTGACCACAAGGATCACGCACCCCACTGCACTCCAAATGACATCTCTACCCACTCCATAGCTTCCTCCACGTTGATCGGTGCCTCTGCAGGGGGCTGGGCTGCATCTTCCACCTGCCACCCTGCACCTGCTCTCAGGTCCTTCCAGGCTTGGCCCCTGCGCTGCCTCCTCCGGGAAGGCCATCTtgatctctccccttccccactggGGAGGTGGGGTGGAAGGGGGTGCTGAAGGTCTGTAGAAGGCGAGAGTCAGAGTGGACCCCAGGACCTTAGGAGCGGAGATTCGAAAGGGAGGAGAAGCTGGGATCGGGAGGCTGGGGTCGGAGAGTCTCAGAGGGAGGAGTCCTGCGCAGGAGGAGGGTCTGGGGAGAAGCTGCTTCGGGACGTCTGGCGGAGTCAGTGAGACCCAAGTTCGAGTCCGGACGCGGATGCGGACCAGTGGCTGCTGCCTCACAGTCAGCCCGGGTAAAAGGAAGGCAGAGTGGGCGTAGGGAGAAAAACGCGAACCCGGTGGAGGGCATGGGGAGACGCCGAAGGCGCCTAGAAGTGCAGAGGGCCCCGCCCCCGCCCTGCGCGGCTGGCCTCGGCGCATGCTCAGTGCCTGCCTGCTAGAGCGGCCCTTCCGGCGGGCCCCGCCCCGCCCTTCCGGCAGGCCACCTGGCTGCCGCGGCCGCAGTTTCCATGGGGACTGAGTGGCGATGGCGCTGCGAGGTGAGCTGCCCGAGGTGTATGAATGGGGCTCCGCACTCGGGGATCCCCGCTCGGGCCTCGGTTGGCCCATAGGCCTGAGGCGGGGAgcgcggggtgggggtgggttcCCGCGGCCTGGCCGCCCACCGCCCTGGGGCCTCCCCCTGCAGGCCGCCGGCTGTCGTCCGTCTCTCTGGAGATCCTCTTCTTTCTCAATGGCTGGTACAGCGCCACCTACTTCCTGCTGGAGCTTTTCACGTTCTTGTACAAAGGTGAGCGCCGGCGCCCCCCGCCCCGCGCCCGCAACAAGCCCCGCCCCCAGGGCAGTCATTCCCTCCCCCTCGGATCTTCTTTAGCTTTAAGAACCTGATGGGccagaattggggggggggggggggcgcgacGTTTGACCCCAGTTAAACACATATTAGGGAGCTTGGGTACGAGGTGGACAGGCTTTCCCAGAGCCCGCCGCCCGGGTGACCTGGCCCAGGCCCTCCCTCTGTAGCATGGGGCTGAcaacccccaccccactccttgGGGAACAGAGGGGAGGGCCCCTGCACCATCTCCTGCCTAGGCCTGCCCCTTGGCACCTGCAACGCTTGGCTTTGACCCTGGCAGGGCTCCTGTTACCCTACCCAACAGCCAACCTCATTCTTGACCTGGTGATGCTGTTCCTGTACCTTGGAATCGAAATCACCCGCATTTTCTTCGGTAAGTGGCCTCTGTTTCCCCTAAGACAAGCCTACCAGGACAGCTTAATCAGTGGAGAAGGACAAGAAGGAGCCCAGAGGCCCCTGAATCAGAAATGGCCCCTGGCCCCAGGCCTTCGCAGGGGAAGGTCAGAGGGCTGGAGGAACATCTCTGTTTGTTCCACTGTGCAGCCACTGGGGCATCCTCCGTAAGGCCCTTCATATACGTTTGGGGGTTCGGGTTATCATGCTGCTGTGATCACTCCTGGACTGTGGGCAGGACTGAGCCTCCCAACCCCTTTTGGAGGTAGCGACTCCCCCAGGGCCCAGCTTCCCTTCACCATGAGCCTGGATAATGTTGGAAGTGAAGGCGGACCCCACCTCCCCTGCCGAGGCTGTCCCTTCTTCCCAGATCAGGGCAGGCCTTGCTGGAGGTGACCCCGTGGGACCTGTGCCTTGGCAGGTACAAAAGGAAACCTCTGTCAAAGGATGATGCCCCTTGGGATCAGCTTGGCCTTGACCTTCCCGTCAGCCATgatggcttcctattacctcctgCTGCAGACTTATGTGCTTCGCCTTGAAGCTGTGATGGGCACCATCCTGCTCCTTTTCTGTGCTTTAGAGGTGATACTCGAAGTGCTTACTCTCAGCACCTTCTCCAGGTACGTCGGGCCTCCCCTCTGGGAGGGTCCAGGAGGCTGGCTAGGGGGCTTCTCTTCCCACCAGGGGTGGCAGGGAGATCTTGGAGGGATAGGTGAGATCAGCTGCTTCTCTTTGGTCTTTAACCTCTTGCGGTGGTCTCTTCCTGCCCGTAGCATGGATTCTTTTTGAAGTACAAGAGACCTGCCCATCAAGAGCCTTGGTGACTGCCCCATGGTGTCCCAGAGGCACGTGCCCTCAGGGAGGCTGGCCCTTTGCCTTGGTCCTGGCAGCATCTTCTAAACCAGCCTAGAGGATGAGTTCTCCATCTCCTTCAGGATAGTCTTGGGCACATGTCACCCTCTCCTAGGCCCAGGTGCACTCTGAGCTCCTGTTTGTCACAACCAAGGGTCCTGGGTTTGGATTGTGTCAGCAGGCCCCACTTCTGtcgtgtgtctgtctgtgtgtgcgcgtgtgtgcgCACCCATACACATGTGGTGCTCAGGCTCTGTGCCCCACAAAAGCACCGTGGACCTGTTTCACATGGCTGTTTCCTCAGCTAACCCCCAACCAAGACTTCATCCCATTCATTCCTCAAAGGGAATGAGCATAAGAAGGGACCAGGCACTGACAACAGCTAGCTTGGGACGTTATTTTTCTACACTACGTCTTGGAACAAACACTAttttgcaataaatatttattttctcttgtgGGGGCTGCAGCCTTTTCCTTCTGGCACTGTTCCCTGCCCAAAGTCCAAAGGCAACCCTGGGTGAGTGCTTCACACAGAAGAGGGATTTAACAGGCCACCTTCAGGAAGCCTACAGCAGCAGCAGGAGGTGTCAGCAAGAGGACCTGATTGTCCCCTCACAAGGCTGTGGCCTGATCAGCTAAATCAGTCCCCAAGAGCCTTCTCAAAACATCAGGCTGAAGTTGGCCATTTCATTCCATCCTGTGGGGAGTCTCTTTAGCTGGACAGTAGTTTATCCCtgatttaaagatgaggaaaactaagatgagggcagctaggtggctcaatggatggagagtcaggcccagagatgggaagtattggattccaatctggcctcaggaacttcccagctaccctgggcaagtcactaactcccattgcctagtccttactgctcttctgtctggaaaccaataccaagtatcaatTTAAGGctgaaaataaaagattaaaagaaagaacCCTAAGGCAGAGACAGGCGAAGGGTGGGGGCTGAGAGGGAGCTCAGGAGCAGGGTCAGCACCGAGTGCTCAGCATCACTTGTAGTCCATTTACCTGTCCCCCAATGGTTCTTCTGTGTATAGTCACGTCTGCCTTATATTCCTCTTTAGTTGATAATTGCCagctccttcttcctttcttgacAAAATCCTGAGGCCTTAATAGGCTAGGCTGTGAGGCTTTCAGCAAATCATGGCCCCTCTGtcccttagtttactcatctctaaaatggccTCAGATAgggtctcttttagctctgatTGATGATCCTTCCCTATCCCTGCTCTACTATAAACCTCCAAACTTGTTACATGTCACTTTCTAGAGGCCTATTGTGCTGAGGACTGCACTGAATCACACGTCTCCCAAACCTGCCTTCTGCTGGACTGGAGGATTTCTGGTACTTGAAGGTGTGACGTTGTTGCTCCTCCCACAGTATCGCCTGGTGCTGGCTTTTGAAATTCTATTCATGTTTGGGCGAAACCAGTTCACCAGCCTGGAGTGAGACTGGACTTGACCACTGGAATTGTCATTTGACTCGTATACTGCCACTGCGGTCCTAAAAAAAATGGCAGACTGACAAACCCAGTTCACACAGACGTCCATCTGTGAATTCTAAGTCTTAGGATATCCTGACCTGCTGATTCTCCTAACATCCTCTGAGGCAATCACCTGCCTCTAAGCAGAAGTGATCCACTTTCTATGGGCTCCCCAATTCACTCCAGGGATTCTCAGATGAAGTTCAATCCCCTACTTGCACGGATGACACCAAAGGGCTTTTCCaatagcatttctctaatctgtcTCAGTTGTAAATTGATACTGAAATGATTGATGGGATCAGACA
This genomic interval carries:
- the TMEM216 gene encoding transmembrane protein 216 isoform X1, whose protein sequence is MALRGRRLSSVSLEILFFLNGWYSATYFLLELFTFLYKGLLLPYPTANLILDLVMLFLYLGIEITRIFFGTKGNLCQRMMPLGISLALTFPSAMMASYYLLLQTYVLRLEAVMGTILLLFCALEVILEVLTLSTFSSIAPVISEKCFWLRREPSPRFSKIFYIVFLRAQERYQGAAFHGPSGRGRTCQFTPEAWLREESHSSAEPPSQSQTQAESSRPISPMQVL
- the TMEM216 gene encoding transmembrane protein 216 isoform X4; the protein is MGLRTRGSPLGPRLAHRPEAGSAGWGWVPAAWPPTALGPPPAGRRLSSVSLEILFFLNGWYSATYFLLELFTFLYKANLILDLVMLFLYLGIEITRIFFGTKGNLCQRMMPLGISLALTFPSAMMASYYLLLQTYVLRLEAVMGTILLLFCALEVILEVLTLSTFSSMDSF
- the TMEM216 gene encoding transmembrane protein 216 isoform X2, producing MGLRTRGSPLGPRLAHRPEAGSAGWGWVPAAWPPTALGPPPAGRRLSSVSLEILFFLNGWYSATYFLLELFTFLYKGLLLPYPTANLILDLVMLFLYLGIEITRIFFGTKGNLCQRMMPLGISLALTFPSAMMASYYLLLQTYVLRLEAVMGTILLLFCALEVILEVLTLSTFSSMDSF
- the TMEM216 gene encoding transmembrane protein 216 isoform X3; the protein is MGLRTRGSPLGPRLAHRPEAGSAGWGWVPAAWPPTALGPPPAGRRLSSVSLEILFFLNGWYSATYFLLELFTFLYKGLLLPYPTANLILDLVMLFLYLGIEITRIFFGTKGNLCQRMMPLGISLALTFPSAMMASYYLLLQTYVLRLEAVMGTILLLFCALEVILEVLTLSTFSRGLLC